In one window of Chitinophagales bacterium DNA:
- a CDS encoding group III truncated hemoglobin, whose product MAKHDITGSRDIELLVTSFYTRVAKAPAINHFFTETSWDAHMQTMVRFWENALFFTGNYQGNPMEIHRHIHHIKKLDSTHFDTWLQLFEATVNDLFEGEVANLAKQKARNIATVMQIKILEMQQQSHY is encoded by the coding sequence ATGGCCAAACATGATATTACAGGAAGCAGAGATATTGAATTATTGGTTACAAGCTTTTACACCCGCGTAGCCAAAGCGCCGGCTATCAATCACTTTTTTACCGAAACATCTTGGGATGCACATATGCAAACCATGGTGCGCTTTTGGGAGAACGCTTTGTTTTTTACAGGGAACTATCAGGGTAATCCTATGGAAATACATCGCCACATACATCATATCAAAAAGTTAGACAGCACACATTTTGATACCTGGCTACAATTATTTGAAGCGACAGTAAATGATTTATTTGAAGGCGAAGTCGCCAACCTAGCTAAGCAGAAAGCCAGAAATATTGCGACTGTGATGCAGATCAAGATTTTAGAAATGCAACAACAGTCGCACTACTAA
- a CDS encoding ABC transporter permease subunit, with the protein MYKIFKYVIRDILRNRIMLAYTALLLLASGSIFSLEDTSAKAILSVLNIVLLIVPLVSIVFATIYVYNSNEFIELLLSQPIQRKKIWLSIFYGLSLSLGLAFLVGIGIPVLLFERSLTGLLLVASGALLSVIFAAIAMLAVVFTRDKAKGIGTAVLMWLYFTVLFDGLVLFGLFQLSDYPIEKAMIIISSLNPIDLSRILILLKLDISALMGYTGAIFQDFFGTATGMTLSFVALMLWILIPVGISLHKFSKKDL; encoded by the coding sequence ATGTACAAGATTTTTAAATATGTGATTCGGGATATTCTGCGTAACAGAATCATGCTGGCCTATACCGCTCTGCTATTATTAGCATCCGGCAGTATTTTCAGCTTAGAAGACACAAGCGCTAAAGCTATCTTAAGCGTGTTGAATATTGTCTTACTCATCGTACCACTTGTTAGCATTGTATTTGCCACCATCTATGTATATAATAGCAATGAGTTTATTGAACTTTTGTTAAGTCAGCCCATCCAGAGAAAGAAAATATGGCTAAGCATATTTTACGGGCTATCACTATCACTTGGCCTTGCTTTCTTAGTTGGCATTGGTATTCCTGTATTGTTGTTTGAAAGAAGCTTGACTGGATTATTACTCGTTGCCAGTGGCGCTTTACTATCTGTGATATTTGCAGCCATTGCTATGTTAGCAGTTGTATTCACCAGAGACAAAGCCAAGGGAATTGGCACTGCCGTGTTGATGTGGTTATACTTCACCGTCCTATTTGACGGATTAGTTTTATTCGGCCTCTTTCAATTATCAGACTATCCTATCGAGAAGGCTATGATCATTATCAGCAGTTTAAACCCAATTGATTTATCACGCATTCTCATTCTGTTGAAACTGGACATTTCTGCACTCATGGGTTATACGGGTGCGATTTTTCAGGACTTTTTTGGAACAGCGACAGGCATGACGCTTTCCTTTGTTGCTTTGATGTTATGGATACTCATTCCCGTTGGCATATCCCTCCATAAATTCAGTAAAAAAGATTTGTAA
- a CDS encoding ABC transporter ATP-binding protein produces MIIATNVHKQFGKLQVLKNISVTCNKGECIALIGPNGSGKTTLIKSILGMVIPDSGFITFNGKNILHDWNYRSYIGYMPQIGRYPDNMSIGQVINMMKDIRNHEGSLDEELIQAFDLEKLYDKKMRTLSGGTRQKVSACLAFLFNPDVLILDEPTAGLDPVATEVLKEKIIAEKEKGKVILITSHILSELDEMITQVIFMQEGQLVFHKNIIDLQQETGEQRLSKAIAQIMLKR; encoded by the coding sequence ATGATTATCGCTACCAATGTACATAAGCAGTTTGGCAAACTACAGGTGTTGAAGAACATCAGCGTTACCTGCAATAAAGGAGAATGCATTGCCTTGATTGGACCAAACGGAAGCGGTAAAACCACGCTGATTAAAAGCATCCTTGGTATGGTGATACCAGATAGCGGCTTTATTACTTTCAATGGCAAAAACATTCTGCACGACTGGAACTATCGTTCATACATCGGCTATATGCCCCAGATTGGTCGTTATCCAGATAATATGAGTATCGGGCAAGTGATCAATATGATGAAAGATATCCGCAATCACGAAGGGAGTCTCGATGAAGAGTTGATTCAAGCTTTCGATTTAGAAAAATTGTACGATAAAAAAATGCGTACCCTATCCGGCGGAACACGTCAGAAAGTAAGTGCTTGTCTGGCTTTCTTATTCAACCCAGATGTGCTGATATTAGATGAACCTACTGCAGGACTAGACCCCGTAGCCACAGAAGTGCTGAAAGAAAAAATTATTGCAGAGAAAGAGAAAGGCAAGGTCATTCTAATTACCTCGCATATTCTGAGCGAACTGGATGAGATGATTACACAAGTCATCTTTATGCAAGAAGGGCAATTGGTCTTCCACAAGAACATTATTGACCTGCAACAAGAAACAGGTGAACAGAGATTATCAAAAGCCATTGCACAGATCATGCTAAAACGCTAA
- a CDS encoding nitrous oxide reductase family maturation protein NosD, giving the protein MRYLLIIWIILSAIQLQAKSLRVGKQEAYKTIHQALQVVADGDSILIHAGLYQEGNLIIDKSISLIGIDNPILDGQYKYEIISIKANYVTVEGLTIQHSGVSSIIDYAGIKIYECNNVRIEKNIIEDAFFGIYVQYGTKCIIRNNQLRAHKKTEQESGNGIHCWKSDSLQITGNQIQGHRDGIYFEFVTNSIIWRNISSKNLRYGLHFMFSNHDTYVTNVFENNGAGVAVMFSNHVHMYNNYFRENWGDASYGILLKEISDSEIEGNRFEHNTSGIYIEGASRIQMNRNLFKGNGWALKIQASCMEIQLHNNDFIGNTFDVGTNGSLVLNNFNNNYWDKYEGYDLNKDRQGDVPYRPVSMYAGIIEKIPVAMILFRSLITTLMDKSEKLIPSITPEQLKDDHPHIKPVVS; this is encoded by the coding sequence ATGCGTTATCTCTTGATAATATGGATCATTCTTTCAGCAATACAACTACAAGCCAAAAGCCTGCGCGTTGGTAAGCAAGAAGCTTACAAAACTATTCACCAAGCGCTACAAGTAGTAGCTGATGGCGATAGCATCCTAATTCATGCCGGACTTTACCAAGAGGGTAATCTTATCATTGATAAGTCAATATCATTAATCGGCATTGACAACCCTATACTCGATGGTCAATATAAATACGAAATAATCTCTATCAAAGCCAATTACGTTACAGTAGAAGGCCTAACCATTCAACACTCAGGCGTATCCAGTATTATTGATTATGCAGGTATCAAGATATATGAGTGCAACAATGTGCGGATAGAAAAAAATATTATTGAAGATGCTTTCTTCGGTATTTATGTGCAGTATGGCACAAAATGTATTATTCGCAATAATCAGTTGCGTGCGCATAAAAAAACTGAACAAGAAAGTGGCAATGGCATACACTGCTGGAAAAGCGATAGTTTACAAATAACCGGAAATCAGATTCAAGGTCACAGAGATGGCATATACTTTGAGTTTGTTACCAACTCTATCATCTGGCGCAATATCTCTTCCAAGAATCTCCGATATGGACTGCACTTCATGTTCTCTAATCATGATACCTATGTAACCAATGTATTTGAAAATAATGGCGCCGGTGTGGCTGTTATGTTCTCCAATCACGTACACATGTACAACAACTATTTCCGGGAGAATTGGGGCGATGCTTCTTATGGTATTCTATTAAAGGAAATCTCTGATAGCGAAATAGAAGGCAACAGATTTGAACATAATACAAGCGGCATTTATATAGAGGGTGCCAGTAGAATCCAGATGAACAGAAACTTGTTCAAGGGAAATGGCTGGGCACTGAAGATTCAAGCCAGCTGCATGGAGATCCAGCTACACAACAATGACTTTATCGGCAACACCTTTGATGTTGGCACCAATGGCTCACTTGTACTCAACAATTTCAATAATAATTATTGGGATAAATACGAAGGCTACGACTTGAACAAGGATCGTCAAGGCGATGTGCCTTATCGCCCAGTAAGTATGTATGCAGGCATCATAGAAAAAATTCCTGTTGCGATGATCTTATTCAGAAGCTTAATCACTACGCTGATGGACAAATCAGAAAAGCTGATTCCCAGCATCACTCCTGAGCAGTTAAAAGACGATCACCCGCACATTAAACCTGTTGTATCATGA
- a CDS encoding nitrous oxide reductase accessory protein NosL: MKNKALQTGSRILLTIAAVALPFVLILPIWRIELDAPQYPEGLALQIHASDIKGDVDIINGLNHYIGMRTLHKEDFIEFTVLPYCIIFFAALFLLTAILNKRKVLHTSTLLFIAFGVLAMIDFWRWEYDYGHNLDPNAAIKVPGMAYQPPLIGFKQLLNFGAYSIPDLGGWIFIGAGILLLVAQWFEWKAVKKMTAPISVLILPFLFSLSSCTQKPDPIQAGKDQCHFCKMQLSDPKFAAVILTNKGRTLKFDDKQCLDDFRKSGFLDQNEIKQVYYSNFNKPDQYIPENTAQLLMNAALRSPMGGNTAAFATEAEKSAAATSLPKE; encoded by the coding sequence ATGAAAAACAAGGCTTTACAGACAGGCTCAAGAATTCTTTTGACGATTGCGGCAGTAGCCCTACCATTTGTATTAATACTGCCTATCTGGCGTATTGAATTAGATGCGCCGCAATATCCTGAAGGATTGGCTTTGCAGATTCATGCCAGCGATATCAAAGGTGATGTAGACATCATCAATGGTTTAAATCACTACATCGGTATGCGCACACTGCACAAGGAAGACTTCATTGAGTTTACTGTATTGCCTTACTGTATTATTTTTTTTGCAGCCTTATTTCTGTTAACTGCAATACTCAACAAGAGGAAGGTGCTACATACAAGCACCCTCCTCTTTATTGCTTTTGGTGTTCTCGCCATGATCGATTTTTGGAGATGGGAATACGATTACGGCCATAACCTAGATCCCAACGCTGCCATTAAAGTGCCGGGTATGGCATATCAGCCTCCGCTAATTGGCTTTAAACAGTTATTGAACTTTGGTGCATATTCCATTCCTGATCTTGGTGGATGGATTTTTATCGGTGCAGGCATACTCTTACTGGTTGCACAATGGTTTGAGTGGAAAGCCGTTAAGAAAATGACAGCACCTATTTCTGTATTGATACTACCTTTTTTATTTAGTCTTAGCTCCTGCACACAAAAACCTGATCCCATTCAGGCAGGTAAAGACCAATGCCACTTTTGCAAAATGCAACTTAGCGATCCCAAGTTTGCTGCAGTGATTCTTACCAACAAGGGACGCACACTGAAGTTTGACGACAAACAGTGTCTCGATGATTTTAGAAAGTCTGGCTTTCTCGATCAAAACGAAATCAAACAAGTGTATTACAGCAATTTCAATAAGCCTGATCAATACATACCTGAAAATACTGCTCAATTATTAATGAATGCGGCGCTTAGAAGTCCCATGGGTGGTAATACCGCCGCATTTGCAACCGAAGCAGAAAAATCAGCCGCTGCAACTAGTCTACCAAAAGAATAA
- a CDS encoding fasciclin domain-containing protein — MKKYGILAIACMLTIACNNTETPADTSSTTTAVAGGQENVQDNDSQKDVVKVAVGSKDHTTLVAALKQADLVTSLSNAGPFTVFAPTDAAFGKVDKATLDALMTDEKKADLQNILQYHVTVSAIKAESLQDGQTLGMVNGDNITVSVKDGKVWLNNSAMIVASVPAANGIVHVIDGVLLPPAKQ; from the coding sequence ATGAAAAAGTATGGCATCCTGGCTATTGCATGTATGCTTACAATAGCCTGTAACAACACTGAAACTCCTGCTGACACAAGCAGTACTACTACTGCAGTAGCAGGCGGACAAGAAAATGTTCAAGACAACGATTCACAAAAAGATGTAGTGAAAGTTGCCGTAGGCTCTAAAGATCATACCACATTGGTTGCTGCATTAAAGCAAGCCGACTTGGTAACATCACTCTCTAACGCCGGTCCTTTTACAGTATTCGCACCCACTGATGCAGCTTTCGGCAAAGTAGATAAAGCCACGTTAGACGCTTTAATGACTGACGAGAAGAAAGCCGACCTACAAAACATTCTTCAATACCATGTTACTGTATCTGCTATTAAAGCAGAGAGCCTGCAAGACGGCCAAACACTCGGCATGGTCAACGGTGATAATATTACAGTAAGCGTCAAAGACGGTAAGGTTTGGCTCAACAATAGCGCTATGATTGTGGCTTCTGTTCCTGCAGCTAATGGTATTGTACATGTGATAGATGGCGTATTACTCCCTCCCGCCAAGCAATAA
- the nosZ gene encoding Sec-dependent nitrous-oxide reductase: protein MKKLHLAGLGLLSAAFFMQTGCKPKNANNAVTADAAAKAYVAPGKYDEFYNFVSGGFSGQMSVYGLPSGRLLRVIPVFSVDPEKGWGYSEETKPMLNTSHGFVPWDDLHHTELSQTNGEIDGRWVFGNANNTPRVARIDLGTFRTNEIIELPNSAGNHSSPFITENTEYVVAGTRFSVPPDNVNGDIPISSYKQNFKGYISFISVGKEDGKMDIAFQLQLPGVNFDLSHAGKGKSHGWFFFSCYNTEQANTLLEVNASQRDKDFILAVNWKKAEEYLKAGKGKKVATKYAHNVYDEKTHTAKSEIKTEVLVLDAKELKDICYFIPCPKSPHGCDVDPTGEYIVGSGKLAALIPVFSFDKLQKAIANKQFEGDYEGIPVVKYDAALHGEVQKPGLGPLHTEFDGKGNAYTTFFVSSEVVKWNIKDLKVVDRAPTFYSVGHLCIPGGDSKKPNAKYVIAYNKITKDRYLPTGPELAQSAQLYDISGDKMQLILDFPTIGEPHYAQAVAADVIKNRSVKFFKIEENAHPYVAKGEANSKVVREGNKVHVYMTSVRSHFSPDNIEGVRVGDEVYFHVTNLEQDWDVPHGFAVKGASNAELLIMPGETQTLKWVPEKSGMYPIYCTDFCSALHQEMQGYVRVSPAGSNVPLTFSTGKTQPKESAPKK, encoded by the coding sequence ATGAAAAAATTACATCTGGCCGGACTAGGTTTGCTATCGGCCGCATTTTTCATGCAGACCGGCTGTAAACCTAAAAACGCAAACAATGCGGTTACGGCTGATGCTGCTGCTAAAGCCTATGTGGCTCCAGGTAAATACGACGAGTTTTACAATTTTGTTTCCGGTGGTTTCAGCGGACAAATGAGTGTATACGGCTTACCTAGCGGCCGTTTGCTACGCGTCATTCCTGTATTCTCTGTTGATCCCGAAAAAGGCTGGGGCTATAGTGAAGAAACCAAGCCCATGCTGAATACTTCTCATGGTTTTGTACCCTGGGATGATTTGCACCATACAGAACTTTCTCAAACCAACGGCGAAATAGATGGCCGTTGGGTATTTGGTAATGCCAATAATACACCACGTGTGGCACGTATTGATTTAGGTACTTTCAGAACAAATGAAATCATCGAATTACCAAACAGTGCCGGTAACCACTCATCGCCTTTCATTACTGAAAACACAGAATATGTGGTAGCTGGCACACGCTTTAGTGTTCCTCCAGACAATGTGAATGGCGACATCCCCATCAGTAGTTACAAACAAAACTTTAAAGGCTATATCAGCTTTATCAGTGTAGGTAAGGAAGATGGCAAAATGGATATTGCTTTTCAGCTGCAATTACCCGGTGTAAACTTTGACCTGAGCCATGCCGGTAAAGGCAAATCACATGGCTGGTTCTTCTTCAGCTGCTACAATACTGAACAAGCCAATACATTATTAGAAGTAAACGCTTCGCAGCGTGATAAGGATTTTATTCTGGCTGTAAACTGGAAGAAGGCCGAAGAATACCTGAAAGCGGGCAAGGGCAAAAAAGTAGCAACCAAGTATGCCCATAATGTCTACGATGAAAAAACACATACTGCCAAGTCTGAAATCAAAACAGAAGTATTGGTGTTGGATGCGAAAGAACTGAAAGATATCTGCTACTTTATTCCATGTCCTAAATCACCACATGGTTGCGATGTTGATCCTACTGGCGAATACATTGTAGGTAGTGGTAAGCTGGCAGCCTTGATTCCTGTATTCAGTTTTGACAAATTGCAGAAAGCTATTGCCAACAAACAATTTGAAGGTGATTATGAAGGCATTCCTGTTGTGAAATATGATGCCGCATTGCATGGCGAAGTACAGAAGCCTGGCCTTGGACCATTGCATACAGAGTTTGATGGCAAGGGTAATGCCTATACCACTTTCTTCGTATCAAGTGAAGTAGTGAAGTGGAATATCAAAGACCTGAAAGTAGTAGACCGCGCACCTACTTTCTATTCTGTTGGTCACCTCTGTATTCCTGGTGGCGACAGCAAGAAGCCCAATGCCAAGTATGTCATTGCCTATAATAAAATTACCAAAGATCGTTACTTACCAACCGGACCAGAACTAGCACAAAGTGCACAGCTCTATGATATCAGTGGTGATAAAATGCAATTAATTCTTGATTTCCCAACTATTGGTGAACCACACTATGCACAAGCGGTTGCAGCAGATGTAATTAAGAATCGTTCTGTGAAATTCTTCAAGATTGAAGAAAACGCTCACCCTTATGTAGCAAAAGGTGAGGCCAACAGCAAAGTGGTTCGTGAAGGCAATAAAGTTCATGTGTACATGACTTCAGTACGCTCGCACTTCTCTCCAGACAATATTGAAGGTGTTCGGGTAGGTGATGAAGTATACTTCCATGTAACCAATCTGGAACAAGACTGGGATGTGCCGCATGGATTCGCTGTGAAAGGCGCTTCAAACGCAGAACTATTGATTATGCCTGGCGAAACACAAACATTGAAGTGGGTTCCTGAGAAGTCTGGCATGTATCCTATTTATTGTACTGATTTCTGTAGTGCACTACACCAAGAAATGCAAGGATATGTACGCGTTTCTCCTGCTGGTAGTAATGTGCCACTCACCTTCAGCACAGGAAAAACTCAACCAAAAGAATCAGCCCCAAAAAAATAA
- a CDS encoding cytochrome c, with protein sequence MKKYLITASIIGLLAACGGGNQQTKDNSAVAAPAVTEANGNPSYDPNRGEGKFKNVEIPATLDGAMAAKGEKVYGVKCSSCHKLTDERLVGPGWKEVTKRNTADWIMNFMTNTDEMLNKDPKAQAQLEICLVRMPNQNLSDEDARSLYEFMRKNDGVK encoded by the coding sequence ATGAAAAAATATCTGATCACAGCATCAATTATCGGATTACTGGCTGCCTGCGGTGGTGGTAATCAACAAACCAAAGACAACAGCGCTGTTGCGGCTCCTGCAGTTACGGAAGCCAATGGCAATCCTTCTTATGATCCTAACCGAGGTGAAGGCAAGTTTAAAAACGTAGAAATACCTGCCACACTTGATGGTGCTATGGCTGCCAAGGGCGAAAAAGTATATGGCGTAAAATGTAGTAGTTGCCATAAGCTTACCGATGAGAGATTGGTTGGTCCGGGCTGGAAAGAAGTAACAAAGAGAAATACAGCGGACTGGATCATGAATTTTATGACCAATACAGATGAAATGCTGAATAAGGATCCTAAAGCACAGGCTCAGTTAGAAATCTGTTTGGTAAGAATGCCTAATCAGAACCTTAGCGACGAAGATGCCCGCTCTTTATATGAGTTCATGCGCAAAAATGACGGCGTGAAATAA
- a CDS encoding Crp/Fnr family transcriptional regulator yields the protein MIDIDLLLAYGAAYKRLVPGEIIFKEGTACSFYHQVVSGQVRWVNINDEGKEYLQTLVEVGESFGELPLFDGEPYAATAIANKDAVVIRLHQSTFHQLLKDHPEIHFEFSRLLTSRLRFKFMLVKEVAIHEPEKRIMSLLNYMKAKCDHICPHCAQIKLTRQQIADMTGLRVETVIRVMRQLHEKGIIQIQKGKVYFSNMTEVISKRCTA from the coding sequence ATGATAGACATCGACTTACTGTTGGCCTATGGTGCCGCCTATAAAAGATTAGTACCTGGAGAAATTATCTTTAAAGAAGGTACTGCTTGTAGCTTCTATCATCAAGTAGTTAGTGGTCAAGTGCGTTGGGTAAATATCAATGATGAAGGAAAAGAATACTTGCAAACTTTAGTTGAAGTAGGGGAGAGCTTTGGTGAATTGCCACTGTTCGATGGAGAGCCTTATGCAGCAACAGCTATAGCTAACAAAGATGCTGTAGTGATTCGATTGCATCAATCTACATTTCACCAATTATTGAAAGATCATCCGGAAATACATTTTGAATTTTCAAGATTATTGACCAGCAGATTGCGGTTTAAATTTATGCTGGTGAAGGAAGTGGCTATTCATGAACCAGAGAAGCGTATCATGTCTTTACTAAATTACATGAAAGCCAAGTGTGATCATATTTGTCCGCATTGTGCGCAGATCAAACTAACCCGCCAGCAAATTGCTGATATGACTGGTTTGCGTGTTGAAACTGTGATTCGTGTCATGCGTCAATTGCACGAAAAAGGAATAATTCAAATCCAAAAGGGAAAAGTTTACTTCAGTAATATGACTGAGGTCATATCCAAACGCTGTACAGCGTAG
- the chrA gene encoding chromate efflux transporter — MFRLLRHIPFLQAVLLHSLTAFGGPQGHFGMMLKTFVHKRRDVTEDELLDLNAFCQLLPGASSTQTLTLIGYKRGGIPLAILTLLIWITPASVLMGGLSFLLNFYYDQSIYQGLFRFVQPMAIGFIAFATYRMFGLAIHNTITRVIFLIAAFAIVLGFKSPWTFPALILAAGIATNFSDKRIPQKGTPPKQVKWGNLLIFLVIFGLAGYLSETATKQNWENRKIYNLFENNYRFGSLVFGGGDVLMPMMYDQYVLRPESKVIQRNGRDVLKMTNEDFLTGYGLVRAIPGPVFSIGAYTGGMVMRKEGVTMHLAGCIIGSFAIFLPSLLLVLFFFPVWQNLKKYAVIYRSLEGIHAAVVGIMGGATLYLLQSVNLNKVTTGEMGALMDLGVVLLTFLLLRYSKLPSPVIVVLCLLPGLFLLG; from the coding sequence ATGTTCCGGTTGCTGAGACATATACCGTTTCTGCAGGCTGTCTTATTGCACAGCCTTACTGCTTTTGGCGGGCCCCAAGGTCATTTCGGTATGATGCTGAAAACCTTTGTGCACAAACGCAGGGATGTTACAGAAGATGAGCTCTTAGACCTAAATGCCTTCTGTCAGTTATTGCCCGGCGCCTCTTCTACGCAAACTTTAACATTGATCGGATATAAGCGTGGTGGTATTCCCTTGGCCATACTTACCCTGCTTATCTGGATTACACCAGCATCTGTATTGATGGGCGGACTCTCATTCTTACTCAACTTTTATTACGATCAATCTATTTATCAGGGGTTATTTCGTTTTGTACAGCCGATGGCGATTGGCTTTATTGCTTTTGCTACCTATCGCATGTTTGGATTAGCAATACACAATACCATTACGCGTGTCATCTTTTTAATTGCCGCTTTTGCTATTGTGTTGGGATTTAAATCGCCCTGGACTTTTCCTGCTTTGATACTCGCTGCAGGTATTGCTACCAATTTCAGTGATAAACGCATCCCGCAAAAAGGTACACCACCCAAGCAAGTGAAATGGGGTAATCTTTTAATCTTTCTCGTCATCTTCGGCTTGGCGGGTTATTTATCTGAAACAGCTACCAAGCAAAACTGGGAGAACAGAAAAATCTATAACCTCTTTGAGAACAATTATCGTTTCGGTAGTCTGGTATTTGGTGGTGGCGATGTGTTGATGCCGATGATGTATGATCAGTATGTATTGCGCCCAGAATCAAAAGTGATTCAACGTAACGGCCGTGATGTATTGAAAATGACGAATGAGGATTTTTTAACAGGCTATGGTTTGGTGCGCGCTATACCCGGTCCAGTTTTTTCAATTGGCGCTTATACCGGCGGTATGGTGATGCGCAAAGAAGGGGTGACTATGCACTTGGCTGGTTGCATCATCGGTTCCTTTGCCATTTTTTTACCTAGCTTATTGTTGGTCTTGTTCTTCTTTCCTGTTTGGCAGAATCTCAAGAAGTACGCTGTTATTTATCGTTCACTAGAAGGTATTCACGCAGCCGTTGTAGGTATTATGGGAGGTGCCACGCTCTATTTGTTACAATCAGTAAACTTGAATAAAGTAACAACAGGAGAAATGGGTGCACTAATGGACTTAGGTGTTGTGCTACTCACATTTCTCCTGTTGCGATATTCTAAATTACCCTCCCCGGTGATAGTGGTGCTCTGTTTATTACCGGGCTTGTTTCTGTTGGGTTGA
- a CDS encoding GAF domain-containing sensor histidine kinase — MKTSELPEDDLHRLRELHRYGVLDSVYEDEFDGVVQLASRICHMPIALISLTDANRQWFKARVGFAAPEIPREVSFCTYAIASGADLFEVRDAVRDDRFINNPLVTGAEQIGFYAGVPLINKNGFTMGTLCVMDHQPNQLNDEQIFALKILSQQVIKLMDQRLLNNQLEQQKLKAHQQMEQQNRILSIIAHDVRNPIHAVKSIIELSNKKMLTQEHAQDLMQMAGKQIDGTLELLNNLIDWGSMQMKGRGFETEKVHLRTLVSNMFKSFEVVASLKANIMVNLVDEDLFLKSDINALRFILRNLINNANKFTKEGVITVYAHMQDDAVMISISDTGVGMSATVRDQLFDSEKYQSMTGTNNEKGSGLGLILTKDFVEAFKGSIKVESEPGKGTSVYLSFPV; from the coding sequence ATGAAAACATCCGAATTACCAGAGGATGATCTCCATCGTTTACGCGAATTGCACCGTTACGGTGTATTAGATTCTGTTTATGAAGACGAGTTTGATGGCGTTGTGCAACTTGCATCGCGCATTTGTCATATGCCCATTGCATTGATCTCGCTTACCGATGCTAACCGACAATGGTTTAAAGCCAGAGTAGGTTTTGCGGCACCGGAAATTCCGCGTGAGGTTTCTTTTTGTACCTATGCCATTGCATCGGGTGCAGATTTGTTTGAAGTGCGGGATGCAGTAAGGGATGATCGCTTTATAAATAATCCATTGGTAACGGGCGCTGAGCAGATTGGTTTTTATGCAGGTGTGCCTTTAATCAATAAAAACGGATTTACCATGGGTACGCTTTGCGTGATGGATCACCAACCCAATCAATTGAATGATGAGCAGATTTTTGCATTAAAGATTTTATCGCAACAGGTCATCAAACTGATGGATCAGCGATTATTGAATAATCAGTTGGAGCAACAAAAGCTGAAAGCGCATCAGCAGATGGAGCAACAGAACAGAATTCTCTCCATCATCGCGCATGATGTGCGCAATCCCATTCATGCAGTAAAATCTATTATCGAACTCAGTAATAAGAAAATGTTGACACAGGAACATGCACAAGACCTGATGCAGATGGCCGGTAAGCAGATTGACGGTACACTGGAATTGCTGAATAACCTGATTGATTGGGGCTCTATGCAGATGAAGGGTCGCGGTTTTGAAACAGAGAAAGTACACTTGCGCACGCTGGTGAGCAATATGTTCAAGTCGTTTGAAGTAGTGGCTTCGCTGAAAGCGAATATCATGGTAAACTTGGTGGATGAAGATCTTTTCCTGAAATCAGATATCAATGCTTTGCGCTTTATCCTGCGCAACCTGATCAATAATGCCAATAAGTTTACCAAAGAAGGGGTGATTACTGTGTATGCACACATGCAAGATGATGCTGTGATGATCTCTATTAGTGATACCGGCGTGGGTATGTCGGCTACTGTACGCGATCAATTATTTGATAGCGAGAAGTACCAAAGCATGACGGGTACGAATAACGAAAAGGGTTCCGGTTTGGGTTTGATTTTGACCAAGGATTTTGTAGAAGCATTCAAGGGAAGCATCAAAGTAGAGAGCGAACCCGGCAAAGGCACTTCTGTGTATTTGAGTTTTCCTGTATAA